In Natrinema amylolyticum, the following are encoded in one genomic region:
- a CDS encoding restriction endonuclease — protein sequence MELVRAGVLSVVLIGGVFGLGRLLAIGVRRIGWFETRLESTVTGCRSLFTMVSVFGAFAVHAAHFRVPGLRAVLPSGPVGTVAWIAVVVTVTTATAVAAVTAFHRGFRPAVEAVINPEFEIDERDRRRGTIAAVGGIALFVLTPYAAIALPIPWEWVMVACYGGGVILWIGYVQSVQTLPPTGSPLRFTVIWAREPTADERERLERCYDRFDRSLGRPMIVRSERLDGALYVIGRGDDRLLWLREPLLEAASDDELAVALAKADEAMGALRPMRAARYVFVLLFLGLSAVAFEIPLPGTTPEWLLLGGAAVLLIAVLVWRTRQIIYRADDFASRELGADSVYETYRRLGLDIAFYAVQDADDPGRGRDAKFSVFVPTVSKRLDRLVDRNSLEGVDAKPTPQSVLEAPDDSDGDSGTPADELTADPRGGDDATGAGRSRTAPDASPGTGAESDATELIARLESLSEDEFVRFVADCWEAVGWDCTRSWHADEPGTDVKATRHEPDVETAAIQAIRATPSGVVGPDEIRAYDDLERQVAVGSVDSVVLVTTGRFASEIAARTEKRNITLVDGDELAALAEQVGAAERPTSDSSGTSESERADAGFF from the coding sequence ATGGAATTGGTTCGTGCGGGGGTGCTCTCGGTCGTGCTGATCGGTGGGGTGTTCGGTCTCGGTCGACTCCTCGCGATCGGGGTCAGGCGAATCGGCTGGTTCGAGACGAGACTCGAGTCGACGGTCACAGGGTGTCGGTCGCTGTTCACGATGGTCTCGGTATTCGGTGCGTTCGCCGTCCACGCCGCTCACTTCCGGGTACCGGGTCTGAGAGCGGTACTTCCGTCGGGACCGGTCGGGACGGTGGCGTGGATCGCAGTGGTCGTCACGGTCACGACGGCCACGGCCGTCGCCGCGGTGACGGCGTTTCACCGCGGGTTCCGACCGGCCGTCGAGGCGGTAATTAACCCCGAGTTCGAGATCGACGAGCGCGACCGGCGGCGCGGGACGATCGCGGCCGTCGGAGGGATCGCACTGTTCGTCCTCACACCGTACGCGGCCATCGCACTCCCGATTCCGTGGGAGTGGGTCATGGTGGCATGCTACGGAGGCGGCGTTATCCTGTGGATCGGCTACGTCCAGTCGGTACAGACGCTCCCGCCGACGGGCTCTCCCCTCCGGTTCACCGTGATCTGGGCGCGAGAGCCGACGGCCGACGAACGGGAACGCCTCGAGCGCTGTTACGATCGGTTCGACCGATCGCTCGGGCGGCCGATGATCGTCCGGAGCGAGCGACTCGACGGCGCACTCTACGTCATCGGTCGTGGTGACGATCGATTGCTCTGGCTCCGCGAACCGCTCCTCGAGGCGGCGAGCGACGACGAGCTCGCGGTCGCGCTCGCGAAGGCGGACGAAGCGATGGGCGCTCTCCGCCCCATGCGCGCTGCCAGATACGTGTTCGTGCTGCTCTTTCTCGGACTCTCCGCCGTCGCGTTCGAGATACCGCTCCCGGGAACGACGCCGGAGTGGCTGCTCCTCGGCGGTGCGGCCGTCCTGCTCATCGCTGTCCTCGTATGGCGGACGCGGCAGATAATCTACCGCGCTGACGACTTCGCGAGCAGGGAGTTGGGAGCCGATTCCGTCTACGAGACCTATCGTCGGTTGGGACTCGACATCGCGTTCTATGCCGTTCAGGACGCGGACGATCCCGGCCGCGGACGGGACGCGAAGTTCAGCGTCTTCGTGCCGACCGTGAGCAAGCGACTCGATCGCCTCGTCGATCGCAACTCGCTCGAGGGCGTCGACGCGAAACCGACGCCGCAATCGGTCCTCGAGGCTCCCGACGACTCCGACGGCGATTCCGGGACGCCCGCGGACGAACTGACCGCCGATCCGCGGGGAGGCGACGACGCGACGGGGGCCGGCCGATCGCGAACGGCCCCCGATGCGAGCCCCGGAACCGGGGCTGAATCCGACGCCACCGAACTGATCGCACGGCTCGAATCGCTGTCCGAGGACGAGTTCGTCCGGTTCGTCGCGGATTGCTGGGAAGCGGTCGGCTGGGACTGTACGCGCTCGTGGCACGCGGACGAACCGGGAACGGACGTGAAGGCGACGCGACACGAACCCGATGTCGAGACGGCGGCGATCCAGGCGATACGAGCGACGCCGAGCGGGGTCGTCGGACCCGACGAGATTCGGGCGTACGACGACCTCGAGCGGCAGGTAGCGGTCGGCTCCGTCGATTCGGTGGTCCTCGTGACGACGGGGCGGTTCGCCTCGGAGATCGCGGCTCGAACCGAGAAACGGAATATAACGCTCGTCGACGGCGACGAACTCGCCGCGCTCGCCGAACAGGTCGGAGCGGCTGAGCGGCCGACGTCTGATTCGAGCGGGACGTCGGAGTCAGAGCGAGCGGACGCGGGTTTCTTCTGA
- the glp gene encoding gephyrin-like molybdotransferase Glp, translating into MEGADRERTEAGFKVRTPVDEARRILQEAVEGTGDAESDVPCGTETVDVDRADGRVLAAPVTAARDVPHYRRAAMDGYAVQAADTFGASDRSPEVLRIAEPAGDTDGEHATADSIGPETAARVHTGSALPEGADAVVMIERVTELESVGELEVEDAVAEGENVAPVGEDIEEGQHLYEAGHRLRPSDLGLLRSAGYGRVAVAQQPKVGVVPTGEELVAGDPDPGEVVETNGLTVSRLAERWGARATYRDVVTDDPESLRVAIQRDLTKDVVVTTGGSSVGERDLLPEVIDDLGEVVVHGVGLKPGHPVCLGIVQDTPVLALPGYPVACIVNAVQFLRPVLRWLEGTTPDPHPTTRARLERKIPSEPGTRTFARVRLEARDADDLGTDEPRYEAIPTRASGSGVLSSVALADGWVVVDDDREGIPAGETVAVADWEPNA; encoded by the coding sequence ATGGAAGGTGCCGATCGCGAACGTACGGAGGCCGGGTTCAAGGTTCGGACGCCGGTCGACGAGGCGCGCCGGATTTTGCAGGAGGCAGTCGAGGGGACCGGGGACGCTGAGTCGGACGTACCCTGCGGGACCGAGACCGTCGATGTCGACCGCGCGGACGGCCGCGTCCTCGCCGCACCGGTCACGGCCGCTCGAGACGTGCCCCACTACCGGCGGGCGGCGATGGACGGCTACGCCGTCCAAGCCGCGGACACGTTCGGAGCGAGCGATCGCTCGCCGGAAGTGTTGCGGATCGCCGAGCCGGCCGGCGATACCGACGGCGAGCACGCCACCGCCGACAGCATCGGGCCCGAGACGGCCGCACGGGTTCACACCGGCAGCGCGCTCCCGGAGGGGGCCGACGCCGTCGTCATGATCGAGCGAGTGACCGAACTCGAGTCGGTCGGCGAACTCGAGGTCGAGGACGCGGTCGCGGAAGGGGAGAACGTCGCGCCGGTCGGCGAGGACATCGAGGAGGGCCAGCACCTCTACGAGGCGGGCCACCGGCTCCGGCCGTCAGATTTGGGACTCCTGCGATCGGCGGGGTACGGCCGCGTCGCGGTGGCTCAGCAACCCAAAGTGGGCGTCGTGCCGACGGGCGAGGAACTCGTCGCGGGCGATCCGGATCCCGGCGAGGTGGTCGAGACCAACGGGCTGACGGTCTCGCGACTGGCCGAGCGCTGGGGCGCTCGCGCGACCTACCGGGACGTGGTCACGGACGATCCCGAGTCGCTGCGCGTGGCGATCCAGCGAGATCTGACGAAGGACGTCGTCGTCACCACCGGCGGTTCCTCGGTGGGCGAACGCGACCTGTTGCCGGAAGTGATCGACGATCTGGGAGAGGTGGTCGTCCACGGTGTCGGGCTCAAACCCGGTCACCCCGTCTGCCTCGGGATCGTACAGGACACGCCCGTCCTCGCGCTGCCGGGCTATCCCGTCGCCTGCATCGTCAACGCCGTCCAGTTCCTCCGGCCCGTCCTGCGATGGCTTGAGGGGACGACGCCCGATCCTCATCCGACCACGCGGGCCCGTCTCGAGCGCAAGATTCCGAGCGAACCCGGGACCCGGACGTTCGCGCGGGTACGACTCGAGGCACGCGACGCGGACGACCTCGGCACCGACGAGCCCCGATACGAGGCGATCCCGACGCGAGCGAGCGGGTCGGGCGTGCTCTCGAGCGTCGCGCTCGCCGACGGTTGGGTAGTCGTCGACGACGACCGCGAGGGGATTCCGGCGGGCGAGACGGTCGCCGTGGCGGACTGGGAGCCCAACGCCTGA
- a CDS encoding potassium channel family protein, which produces MRELQIEGLHPSDLTRRQRLVLIYAVSIVSIVVFYAVLYNVGMRRLEGRPQSIFRSLQTVTETMTTTGFGAGAPWATPAMNLLMITIQVTGILIGFVALRILVIPLFERTPLNLDDRLTAKDDHVVVAEYRRDTDILLDELEELDVGYVLLESDEDEAKRLSDDGYQAIHGDPENGSDLERAMIERASLLITDAGDSTASIVLTALEANEDLRTISFTESTRHDEALTEIGVDRSVAPHALIGRRLAQKATTPVAVDAAADGGAEAITVREILVRRESPLHGVRIDESPIAVHPDLTLVGGWFDGTLRLSPPGDVRLTPNTVLVVAGPERAIDDVSSEVSGVRTPRASERSRIVVAGVGEGGAAATDTLPDDTSVTTIDRSAAADPDVVGDVSEPGTLRDADIGDADALVVTVDDDATALLTVATARSLSDDVEILARVTDTEKATPAFKAGADYVLSIQRASARLVAAEVHGERVMDPTSQIRLVRTDAEPFVGDSLADVRRNTERGWTVVGVVRDDCIVTDEHTAIESSDEVIVAGSDETIREFERTVDAS; this is translated from the coding sequence ATGCGCGAACTCCAGATCGAGGGGCTTCATCCGTCGGACTTGACGCGACGCCAGCGTCTGGTGCTCATCTACGCGGTCAGTATCGTCTCGATCGTCGTCTTCTACGCGGTGCTCTACAACGTAGGGATGCGGCGGCTCGAGGGGCGGCCCCAGTCGATCTTCCGCTCGTTGCAGACGGTCACCGAGACGATGACGACCACGGGATTCGGCGCGGGCGCGCCGTGGGCGACCCCCGCGATGAACCTGCTGATGATAACGATTCAGGTGACCGGGATCCTGATCGGGTTCGTCGCCCTTCGCATCCTCGTCATCCCGCTGTTCGAGCGGACGCCGCTCAACCTCGACGACCGGCTCACGGCCAAGGACGATCACGTCGTCGTCGCGGAGTATCGGCGCGATACCGATATCCTGCTCGACGAACTCGAGGAACTCGATGTGGGATACGTTCTCCTCGAGTCCGACGAGGACGAGGCCAAGCGGCTCTCGGACGACGGCTATCAGGCCATCCACGGCGATCCCGAGAACGGATCGGACCTCGAGCGCGCGATGATCGAGCGCGCGTCGCTGCTGATCACCGACGCCGGCGACAGCACCGCGAGCATCGTCCTGACGGCGCTGGAGGCGAACGAAGACCTGCGGACGATCAGCTTCACCGAATCAACGCGCCACGACGAGGCGCTCACAGAGATCGGCGTCGACCGGAGCGTCGCACCGCACGCGCTCATCGGTCGGCGGCTCGCCCAGAAGGCCACGACGCCCGTCGCGGTCGACGCGGCCGCCGACGGGGGCGCGGAGGCGATCACCGTCCGCGAGATACTCGTCCGGCGGGAGAGTCCGCTCCACGGCGTTCGTATCGACGAGTCGCCGATCGCGGTCCACCCGGATCTGACGCTTGTCGGCGGCTGGTTCGACGGGACCCTCCGCCTGTCGCCGCCGGGCGACGTTCGGCTCACCCCGAACACCGTCCTGGTCGTCGCCGGTCCCGAACGGGCGATCGACGACGTCTCAAGCGAGGTGTCCGGCGTCCGAACGCCGCGGGCGTCGGAGCGGTCTCGGATCGTCGTCGCCGGCGTCGGCGAGGGCGGCGCGGCCGCGACCGATACGCTCCCGGACGATACCTCGGTCACGACCATCGACCGCTCCGCGGCGGCGGATCCAGACGTCGTCGGTGACGTCAGCGAACCGGGGACGCTGCGGGACGCGGATATCGGTGACGCCGACGCGCTGGTCGTCACCGTCGACGACGACGCGACCGCGCTGTTGACCGTGGCGACGGCCCGATCGCTCTCGGACGACGTCGAGATACTCGCCCGCGTGACCGATACCGAGAAGGCGACGCCGGCGTTCAAAGCCGGTGCGGACTACGTCCTCTCCATCCAACGGGCGTCCGCGCGACTGGTCGCGGCCGAAGTGCACGGCGAGCGGGTGATGGACCCGACGAGCCAGATCCGCCTCGTTCGGACCGACGCGGAGCCGTTCGTCGGCGACTCGCTGGCAGACGTCCGCCGAAACACCGAGCGCGGCTGGACGGTCGTCGGTGTCGTGCGGGACGACTGCATCGTCACCGACGAACACACCGCGATCGAATCGAGCGACGAGGTGATCGTCGCCGGCAGCGACGAGACGATCCGGGAGTTCGAACGGACGGTCGACGCATCGTGA
- a CDS encoding serine hydrolase domain-containing protein has translation MSRLSDTDRERIADLFDRHLEVGLHHGAQLAVYVDGEPVIDLAGGVEAPDGPDENRETRHILFSSTKPYAAVTLHSLVEEGKLDYDDRVVDHWPEFADEGTEKADITVRQVLSHTSGLNRGEIDDRPDLWGDWDAVVEKLEAMEPNFTPGETPAYHALTFGWLVGELVRRVSGTPIERAARERVFDPLGLDDTGIGLRDDEDDDVATLVGFDEFDRCRDPGEGLGDHTEVAAPFNSEEIHRAVIPAANGIGTAGDMARFYACLANGGELEGTRLLEPETVERMTQLEAETESDGTIGREARFALGFWKGGTTVAPYGSLSPEHAFGHAGLGSSVGWADPEENVAFSYVTNGVRDGSYEHVARVNALADAVRQALR, from the coding sequence ATGTCACGGCTTTCCGATACGGACCGCGAGCGCATCGCCGATCTCTTCGACCGTCACCTCGAGGTCGGGCTCCACCACGGGGCACAGCTGGCCGTCTACGTCGACGGCGAACCGGTGATCGACCTCGCGGGCGGCGTCGAGGCACCGGACGGCCCGGACGAGAACCGCGAGACGCGGCACATCCTCTTCTCGAGCACGAAACCCTACGCCGCGGTGACGCTGCACTCGCTCGTCGAAGAGGGCAAGCTCGACTACGACGACCGGGTGGTCGACCACTGGCCCGAGTTCGCCGACGAGGGCACGGAGAAGGCCGATATCACCGTTCGACAGGTGCTCAGCCACACATCGGGGCTCAATCGGGGCGAGATTGACGACCGCCCCGACCTCTGGGGCGACTGGGACGCCGTCGTCGAGAAACTCGAGGCGATGGAGCCCAACTTCACGCCGGGCGAGACCCCGGCCTATCACGCGCTGACGTTCGGCTGGCTGGTCGGCGAACTCGTTCGCCGCGTCTCCGGGACGCCGATCGAGCGGGCCGCTCGAGAGCGGGTCTTCGACCCGCTCGGACTGGACGACACCGGCATCGGGCTGCGAGACGACGAGGACGACGACGTCGCGACGCTGGTCGGCTTCGACGAATTCGACCGCTGTCGCGACCCCGGCGAGGGACTGGGTGATCACACCGAGGTCGCAGCGCCGTTCAATTCCGAGGAGATCCACCGCGCCGTGATCCCCGCCGCCAACGGCATCGGGACCGCGGGCGACATGGCCCGCTTCTACGCCTGTCTCGCCAACGGCGGCGAACTCGAGGGGACGCGGCTCCTCGAGCCAGAGACCGTCGAACGGATGACGCAACTCGAGGCCGAGACGGAATCGGACGGGACGATCGGTCGGGAAGCGCGGTTCGCGCTCGGGTTCTGGAAGGGCGGGACGACGGTCGCGCCGTACGGCTCGCTCTCGCCCGAACACGCCTTCGGACACGCCGGGCTGGGCAGCAGCGTCGGCTGGGCCGATCCCGAGGAGAACGTCGCCTTCTCCTACGTGACGAACGGCGTTCGCGACGGCTCCTACGAACACGTCGCCCGCGTGAACGCACTGGCGGACGCGGTCCGGCAGGCGCTCCGGTGA
- a CDS encoding Hsp20/alpha crystallin family protein codes for MSALRDALRDLSEDVFFDLLESEDAYLLVLDVPGVSAESLDLAIDDGRISIDAHREKEPAGDYQYVEENRSLFLDVDLPLPDDASDAGAEATVDRGVLELTLPKRGAHGETTIDIVDEDA; via the coding sequence ATGTCAGCGCTCCGCGACGCGTTGCGGGACCTCTCCGAGGACGTCTTCTTCGATCTGCTCGAGAGCGAGGACGCCTACCTGCTCGTACTCGACGTCCCCGGCGTCTCCGCCGAGTCGCTCGACCTCGCGATCGACGACGGTCGCATCTCAATCGACGCCCACCGGGAGAAAGAGCCGGCCGGCGACTACCAGTACGTCGAGGAGAACCGGTCGCTCTTCCTCGACGTCGACCTCCCGCTGCCCGACGACGCGTCCGACGCCGGTGCCGAGGCGACGGTCGACCGGGGCGTCCTCGAGTTGACGCTGCCGAAACGCGGTGCCCACGGGGAGACGACGATCGATATCGTCGACGAGGACGCCTAA
- a CDS encoding asparagine synthase-related protein, giving the protein MATVLLANPNAAIVTSNERRWILCGTHRRELRAAIERGAGFAEIKALHDSLPGEGTVVVLSERADEPTVRAHRGITSAYEVFYCLDSSGEPVLTDLFRNALARLEPADRTVPDRAKADHLLYRTTPIDSYVERIHRLGHGETLTWTPGETTPRTELTETLAPETGLSPASAHERLDEVLSAVCAPIADDSSLMLSGGVDSTVLEPYLTNPTESVTASFDTPELAFEREYADRANDLVETDREVVEMTESNYLERLEAAVDALGMPPHQLQTPTFDGIYREFDGSERLVSGQGADAVFGLGGSLEVARTVWRTRHLGYVPPVVEKLQRHRDVLEGLRRHPSDPDGQALQFAVYTDVPSVVDAIGRRRYERRQRERYEYAMDRVPAATGDRYARHVHVGQWVDFFCEDAVTVWRQAGLARGREMYTPFAGKAVAELALGLSSPDRYVHDGEPKHVPKQLLGEWYPEYDRSKPKGNGNFPAERFLRSGPLESVFDRYEVPEFAPDISGSIVDRSAGLAWNLAGYAVWRDRVLRSDDLEPVSHTRTVSVPSSTPRSEGERV; this is encoded by the coding sequence ATGGCGACAGTGCTGCTCGCGAATCCGAACGCTGCGATCGTTACCAGCAACGAGCGACGGTGGATCCTCTGTGGGACACACCGGCGCGAACTCCGGGCGGCGATCGAGCGCGGCGCGGGGTTCGCGGAGATCAAAGCGCTCCACGACTCGCTGCCCGGCGAGGGGACGGTCGTCGTCCTCTCGGAGCGGGCGGACGAACCGACGGTGCGGGCCCACCGCGGGATCACGTCGGCCTACGAGGTGTTCTATTGTCTCGACTCGAGCGGCGAGCCGGTGCTCACCGACCTGTTTCGGAACGCCCTCGCCCGGCTCGAGCCAGCCGATCGGACGGTCCCGGACCGGGCGAAGGCCGATCACCTGCTCTACCGGACGACGCCGATCGACTCCTACGTCGAGCGGATCCACCGCCTCGGCCACGGCGAGACGCTCACCTGGACGCCCGGGGAGACGACGCCCCGAACCGAACTGACGGAGACACTCGCGCCCGAAACCGGACTGTCTCCTGCGAGCGCACACGAGCGGCTGGACGAGGTGCTGTCGGCGGTCTGTGCGCCCATCGCGGACGACTCGTCGCTCATGCTCTCCGGCGGCGTCGACTCGACGGTCCTCGAGCCCTACCTGACAAATCCCACCGAGAGCGTGACCGCGTCGTTCGACACGCCCGAACTGGCGTTCGAACGCGAGTACGCCGACCGCGCCAACGACCTCGTCGAGACCGATCGCGAGGTCGTCGAGATGACCGAGTCGAACTACCTCGAGCGGCTCGAGGCGGCCGTCGACGCGCTGGGGATGCCGCCCCATCAGCTCCAGACGCCGACGTTCGACGGGATCTACCGCGAGTTCGACGGGAGCGAGCGGCTCGTCAGCGGCCAGGGGGCGGACGCCGTCTTCGGCCTCGGCGGCTCGCTCGAGGTCGCGCGCACGGTCTGGCGGACGCGCCACCTCGGCTACGTCCCGCCCGTCGTCGAGAAACTGCAGCGGCACCGGGACGTGCTCGAGGGGCTCCGACGACATCCGTCCGATCCCGACGGACAGGCGCTCCAGTTCGCGGTCTACACGGACGTGCCGTCGGTCGTCGATGCGATCGGTCGCCGGCGGTACGAGCGACGACAGCGCGAGCGCTACGAGTACGCGATGGATCGCGTTCCCGCGGCGACCGGAGACCGGTACGCCCGGCACGTCCACGTCGGGCAGTGGGTCGACTTCTTCTGCGAGGACGCCGTCACCGTCTGGCGGCAGGCCGGCCTCGCGCGGGGGCGCGAGATGTACACGCCGTTCGCCGGCAAGGCCGTCGCCGAACTCGCGCTCGGGCTCTCCTCGCCCGATCGCTACGTCCACGACGGCGAGCCCAAACACGTCCCGAAGCAACTGCTCGGCGAGTGGTACCCCGAGTACGACCGGAGCAAGCCGAAAGGGAACGGGAACTTCCCCGCGGAGCGATTCCTCAGGTCGGGGCCGCTCGAGTCGGTCTTCGACCGCTACGAGGTCCCCGAGTTCGCGCCGGATATCTCGGGTTCGATCGTCGACCGTTCGGCAGGCCTCGCGTGGAACCTCGCCGGCTACGCCGTCTGGCGCGACCGCGTCCTGCGATCGGACGACCTCGAGCCAGTCTCTCACACCCGGACCGTGTCCGTTCCCTCGAGCACGCCCCGGTCCGAAGGTGAGAGGGTGTAA
- a CDS encoding ABC1 kinase family protein: protein MLAYARDRRRFLLFGRRRRVDPETHRHRAEVLLESLLTLGPTFIKLGQLLSTRPDVLPPAYIDVLASLQDDVPPAPWPEAKRVLEDELGPVDERFAEFDTDPISGASLGQVYRARLDPESERARADADGEVGPDVAVKVRRPDIENLVKADLRVIRWSLPILLYFVDDARSFSLENLAEEFSKTIREEMDYEREAAMLAEIRSNFADDDSLLIPDVIESHSGPRVLTMEYIEGTKINDVAELEREGIDRTEIAENLERAYLQMIIDDGVFHADPHPGNLAVTDEGRIVFYDFGMSGRVDPFVQDKIVDFYIAVANQDIDGILDALVEIGTLSPDADRGVMAEVMEIAIQDARGEDVEQYRVNQIIGQIEDSIYEFPLRLPKNLALVLRVATVVEGVCVTLDEDFDFISVATDYLTEQGYREESIRQYIDETGRQLRRSGESLTRLAPKAERALDRLDRDDLYVRIGVEDSEQVFDKLAKRLVYGMLLTMSLFSMGVLYALEAPRASIVAAGFSVIVLIQLYRSFRSPTSIGARPQFTRQNLRQRRGEE, encoded by the coding sequence ATGCTCGCCTACGCCCGCGACCGGCGGCGGTTCCTCCTGTTCGGCCGCCGCCGCCGGGTCGATCCGGAGACGCACCGCCACCGGGCGGAGGTGCTGCTCGAGTCGCTGTTGACGCTCGGGCCGACGTTCATCAAACTCGGCCAGTTGCTGTCGACCCGTCCCGACGTGCTCCCGCCGGCGTACATCGACGTCCTCGCGTCGCTGCAGGACGACGTGCCGCCGGCACCCTGGCCCGAGGCGAAACGGGTGCTCGAGGACGAACTCGGCCCGGTCGACGAGCGCTTCGCGGAGTTCGACACCGACCCGATCAGCGGCGCGAGTCTAGGGCAGGTCTACCGGGCACGCCTCGATCCCGAGAGCGAGCGGGCGCGGGCCGACGCGGACGGTGAGGTCGGCCCCGATGTCGCGGTGAAGGTCCGCCGTCCGGACATCGAAAACCTCGTTAAAGCCGACCTGCGGGTCATCAGGTGGTCGCTACCGATCCTGCTGTACTTCGTCGACGACGCCCGCTCGTTCTCGCTCGAGAATCTCGCCGAGGAGTTCTCGAAGACGATCCGCGAGGAGATGGACTACGAGCGCGAGGCGGCGATGCTCGCCGAGATCCGGTCGAACTTCGCGGACGACGACAGCCTCCTGATCCCCGACGTGATCGAGAGCCACTCCGGCCCGCGCGTACTCACGATGGAGTACATCGAGGGGACGAAGATAAACGACGTCGCGGAACTCGAGCGCGAGGGGATCGACCGAACCGAGATCGCGGAGAACTTGGAGCGTGCGTACCTGCAGATGATCATCGACGACGGGGTCTTCCACGCCGACCCGCACCCGGGGAACCTCGCGGTCACCGACGAGGGGCGGATCGTCTTCTACGACTTCGGCATGTCGGGGCGGGTCGACCCGTTCGTCCAGGACAAGATCGTCGACTTCTACATCGCCGTCGCCAATCAGGACATCGACGGCATTCTCGACGCGCTCGTCGAGATCGGGACGCTCTCGCCCGACGCGGACCGCGGAGTCATGGCCGAGGTGATGGAGATCGCGATTCAGGACGCCCGCGGCGAGGACGTCGAGCAGTACCGAGTCAACCAGATCATCGGCCAGATCGAGGATTCGATTTACGAGTTCCCCCTTCGGCTGCCGAAGAATCTCGCGCTCGTCCTCCGGGTCGCGACCGTCGTCGAGGGGGTCTGCGTCACGCTCGACGAGGACTTCGACTTCATCTCGGTCGCGACCGACTACCTGACCGAGCAGGGGTATCGCGAGGAATCCATCCGACAGTACATCGACGAGACGGGCCGACAGCTCCGCCGGTCGGGCGAGTCGCTGACGCGGCTCGCGCCCAAGGCGGAACGGGCGCTCGACCGACTCGACCGGGACGACCTCTACGTCCGTATCGGCGTCGAGGACTCGGAACAGGTCTTCGACAAGCTCGCCAAGCGACTGGTCTACGGCATGCTCCTCACGATGTCGCTGTTCTCGATGGGCGTACTGTACGCCCTTGAGGCACCCCGGGCGTCGATCGTCGCGGCGGGCTTCTCGGTGATCGTGCTGATCCAGCTCTACCGATCGTTCCGCTCGCCGACGTCGATCGGCGCGCGCCCGCAGTTCACGCGACAGAACCTGCGCCAGCGCCGCGGCGAGGAGTAG
- a CDS encoding DedA family protein translates to MAEFGTAALRFIQLYGPLALLLFTFLETSMLFPFFPSEVVVPAAAALLIVDPISFVVFVAAATLGGTVGAYVPFYAFRGPGSRGLGHLRERINVSEDATERGRQWFRRWGTSSVCWGRFLPGLRSVVSIPAGLARMSPARFGLYTAVGSVLFYAAVGAVVYYGRQRSLFAAAGAAATDRPALTTAVVVIGLAVGLLFVARQRRTERGY, encoded by the coding sequence ATGGCTGAGTTCGGGACGGCCGCGCTGCGATTCATTCAACTGTACGGCCCGCTTGCACTGTTGCTCTTTACCTTCCTCGAGACGTCGATGCTCTTCCCCTTCTTCCCGAGCGAGGTCGTCGTTCCAGCGGCGGCCGCGCTATTGATCGTCGATCCGATCTCGTTCGTCGTCTTCGTCGCGGCGGCGACTCTCGGCGGAACCGTCGGGGCCTACGTCCCCTTCTACGCGTTTCGCGGCCCCGGCTCCCGCGGTCTCGGCCATCTCCGGGAGCGGATCAACGTCTCCGAGGACGCGACCGAACGCGGCCGACAGTGGTTCCGTCGGTGGGGAACGTCGTCGGTCTGTTGGGGCCGGTTCCTGCCAGGACTCCGGTCCGTCGTCTCGATTCCGGCCGGACTCGCCCGAATGTCGCCGGCTCGCTTCGGCCTCTACACGGCCGTCGGCTCCGTTCTGTTCTACGCCGCCGTCGGCGCGGTCGTCTACTACGGCCGCCAACGGTCACTGTTCGCCGCCGCCGGAGCCGCCGCCACCGATCGTCCCGCTCTCACTACAGCCGTCGTGGTCATCGGGCTCGCAGTCGGTCTCCTGTTCGTCGCGCGCCAGCGCCGGACGGAGCGAGGGTACTAG